The Cetobacterium ceti genome has a window encoding:
- a CDS encoding OPT family oligopeptide transporter: protein MNSGEQKQFKPFVPMDVNLPEANLVTLIMGIIFTMVFAVANVYLGLKTGLTIAAAIPGSILASGLLKALFKKNSILEANLVASMGAVGESIASGIIYTLPAIIIWGQHLSAFSIGLMTVIGGLLGIMFVVPFREYLIVEEHGKLIFPESVAVAEILKNANEGGDGLKVVIRGMFAGGLFKFIGGGLGIFNEDPMWFVSKLSTGFGMSAVASLIGVGFIVGLEVAIFMFAGAILAWFGFIPIIKFIGANSHVAIFPGTIPISQMTPIQVWSYYLRYIGAGAVAAGGFISLIRSIPAIINSFREALKGLKAEKVTGNIERQYVDTPLTWVIAIAIAGFIVAWVLPIIPGLPSLGPIVSFLIILLAFFFGVVSARMCGTVGASNNPVSGMTIACLLVIATVIKITGVGGGPDTAKVLAIIAAGIAAISISVSGGSSQSLKHTYLIGGTPKKIEWAMYLGIVFAAFSSGEVILMLNKAFVLGSDKAPAPQAGLMRMLSEGVMTGNIPWTLVLIGVVLGIVIFLLKLPVLAIALGFYLPLGLSTTILVGALIRTVVEKKFAKVKETKGRVEKGILLSSGIVAGDALIGILIAGLITAGKDLSYIGHNLGGITRNPWFALLFIILISIYVYIEICSGKSSKEEMYE, encoded by the coding sequence ATGAACTCAGGAGAACAAAAACAATTTAAACCCTTTGTACCCATGGATGTAAACTTACCAGAAGCAAATCTAGTAACGCTTATAATGGGTATTATCTTTACAATGGTATTTGCCGTTGCAAACGTATATCTTGGATTAAAAACAGGACTTACTATTGCTGCTGCAATTCCAGGATCAATTTTAGCAAGCGGTTTGCTAAAAGCTTTATTTAAAAAAAATAGTATTTTAGAGGCTAACTTAGTTGCATCTATGGGTGCTGTTGGAGAATCTATTGCGTCTGGTATTATTTATACTTTACCAGCTATTATTATTTGGGGGCAACATTTAAGTGCTTTCTCAATTGGTCTTATGACTGTTATTGGAGGACTTCTTGGAATAATGTTCGTTGTTCCATTTAGAGAGTATTTAATTGTTGAAGAACATGGAAAACTTATCTTCCCAGAATCTGTAGCAGTTGCAGAGATTCTTAAAAATGCCAATGAAGGTGGAGATGGACTTAAAGTTGTTATTAGAGGTATGTTTGCCGGTGGATTATTTAAATTCATTGGTGGAGGACTTGGAATATTCAATGAAGACCCTATGTGGTTTGTAAGTAAATTATCAACAGGATTTGGTATGAGTGCTGTTGCTTCATTAATTGGTGTTGGATTTATCGTTGGTTTAGAAGTTGCAATATTTATGTTTGCTGGTGCAATTTTAGCTTGGTTTGGATTTATCCCTATTATTAAATTTATAGGTGCTAATAGTCATGTAGCTATATTCCCAGGAACTATCCCTATTTCTCAAATGACTCCAATTCAAGTATGGTCATATTACTTAAGATACATTGGTGCTGGAGCAGTTGCTGCTGGTGGATTTATTTCTTTAATTAGATCAATCCCAGCAATTATTAATTCATTTAGAGAAGCTCTTAAAGGTTTAAAAGCTGAAAAAGTTACAGGAAATATTGAGAGACAATATGTTGATACTCCATTAACTTGGGTTATCGCTATTGCAATTGCAGGATTTATTGTTGCATGGGTATTACCAATTATTCCAGGATTACCAAGTTTAGGACCAATTGTTTCATTCTTAATTATTTTATTAGCATTTTTCTTTGGAGTTGTTTCTGCTAGAATGTGTGGTACTGTTGGAGCTTCTAACAATCCTGTTTCTGGTATGACAATCGCTTGTTTATTAGTTATTGCTACAGTTATTAAAATAACTGGTGTAGGTGGAGGACCTGATACTGCAAAAGTACTTGCTATTATTGCTGCTGGTATTGCTGCTATATCTATCTCTGTTTCTGGAGGATCTTCTCAATCACTTAAACATACTTATTTAATTGGTGGTACTCCTAAGAAAATAGAATGGGCAATGTACTTAGGTATTGTCTTTGCTGCATTCTCATCTGGAGAAGTTATCTTAATGTTAAACAAAGCCTTTGTATTAGGATCTGATAAAGCTCCTGCTCCACAAGCTGGTTTAATGAGAATGTTATCTGAAGGGGTTATGACTGGTAATATTCCTTGGACTTTAGTTCTTATTGGTGTTGTTTTAGGAATAGTTATTTTCCTATTAAAATTACCAGTTCTTGCTATTGCTTTAGGATTTTATTTACCATTAGGATTATCTACAACAATATTAGTTGGTGCTCTTATTAGAACTGTTGTTGAGAAAAAATTTGCTAAAGTTAAAGAAACAAAAGGAAGAGTTGAAAAAGGTATTTTATTATCATCTGGTATCGTTGCAGGAGATGCCTTAATAGGTATTTTAATTGCAGGATTAATCACAGCAGGTAAAGATTTATCTTATATTGGACATAACCTAGGAGGAATTACTAGAAATCCTTGGTTTGCACTACTATTTATTATTCTAATTTCAATTTATGTCTATATAGAAATTTGTTCAGGTAAATCTAGCAAAGAGGAGATGTATGAATAA
- a CDS encoding McrC family protein, whose protein sequence is MNKVIIVRENYDWINIGNGSTELTEEEFLNLKNYLEFYLKTKKILEFSLKKFRFYNYVGFIQIENILIEIYPKTSPLENLEEDKRNFLNILYKSKELNLNLLSNFQSQVSSLGFYELLIRKYIILLREKLQGGLFKDFEKIEKNSNTLKGKILLEKHLKLNLHNSSKIYCEQISLEYNNIINIIIKKTLEILFKNIKNYKLKKDILCLLNFFQKVDTKIFNLNLLSKPIFNRKTLPWKEIFTLSKAIIEKNDYSYENGNKKAFSMIFYMPKIYEKYIFYLLRNSINIKNMDIIYQDNSQKLLINQETGKEHITLKPDFIILNKNIPYLIVDAKWKNSYSQNDIYQIYTYLSKYENIKKGILIFPKFSEEDKDIFWTVNINNISKNITIKYINIQDFEHEILSLKVLF, encoded by the coding sequence ATGAATAAAGTTATAATTGTTAGAGAAAATTATGATTGGATAAATATTGGAAATGGTTCTACAGAACTTACAGAAGAAGAATTTTTAAATTTAAAAAATTACCTTGAATTTTATTTAAAAACTAAGAAAATATTAGAATTTTCTCTAAAAAAATTTAGATTTTATAATTATGTAGGTTTTATTCAAATTGAAAATATTTTAATAGAAATTTATCCAAAAACTTCTCCCTTAGAAAATCTAGAAGAAGATAAAAGAAATTTTTTAAATATATTATATAAATCTAAAGAATTAAATTTAAATTTATTATCTAATTTTCAGAGTCAAGTTTCTTCTTTAGGATTTTATGAACTCTTAATAAGAAAATATATTATTTTATTAAGAGAAAAATTACAAGGAGGTCTCTTTAAAGATTTTGAAAAAATAGAAAAAAATTCAAATACTTTAAAAGGTAAAATTTTATTAGAAAAACATTTAAAATTAAATCTTCATAATTCTTCTAAAATTTATTGTGAACAAATTTCCCTTGAATATAATAATATTATAAATATTATTATAAAAAAAACTCTAGAAATTTTATTTAAAAATATAAAAAACTATAAATTAAAAAAAGATATTCTATGTTTATTAAATTTTTTTCAAAAAGTAGATACAAAAATATTTAATTTAAATTTATTATCAAAACCAATTTTTAATAGAAAAACTTTACCTTGGAAAGAAATTTTTACTCTAAGTAAAGCTATTATAGAAAAAAATGATTATTCATATGAAAATGGAAATAAAAAAGCTTTTTCTATGATTTTTTATATGCCTAAAATATATGAAAAATATATTTTCTACTTATTAAGAAATTCTATCAATATAAAGAATATGGATATTATTTATCAAGATAATTCTCAAAAATTATTGATCAACCAAGAAACAGGAAAAGAACACATAACGTTAAAACCTGATTTTATTATTTTAAATAAAAATATTCCTTATTTAATAGTTGATGCAAAGTGGAAAAACTCCTATTCTCAAAATGATATTTATCAAATTTATACATATTTAAGTAAATATGAAAATATTAAGAAAGGAATTTTAATATTTCCTAAATTTTCAGAAGAAGATAAAGATATTTTTTGGACTGTAAATATAAACAACATATCTAAAAATATAACTATAAAATATATTAACATTCAAGATTTTGAGCATGAAATTCTCAGTTTAAAAGTACTTTTTTAA
- a CDS encoding McrB family protein, with product MKTKFVYFFNSLVEYDLFEKNNFFLLPRHYKENINDIVYIGKNNILNYKGIVEKIIKGPILMYSFLPENLSLKKNIKDFIISIPFLFIEDIFSLENIFSISLTENDKKELEKLLTLKNHILKNNIKINSNFFTNKTLKEFSDLLVNISLSKNKEFILINNLTPLIYKPSKTKYPYKNIIFYGPPGTGKTLKASQLALDILNSDEKEKNTLTFYMENNQIEFCIFHPSFSYEDFIEGLKSDGKGNFVLNDGVLKRLVNRAYEKLEQNFVLVLDEINRGDVSKIFGEIITLIEEDKRTYEANSLEVILPYSKEKFSIPSNLYIIGTMNSSDKSIGTLDLALRRRFLFEEISPNYNLLPTIEEIDLNKLLLIMNQRIEYLYDKNHLLGHSYFLNINTLEGLKNIFYNQIIPLLEEYFYEDLEKVGLILGGIGENPKEDFFIYKENINLSKLFKKNIELFQYENKKIFRINKNFNKKMVLNIYE from the coding sequence ATGAAAACAAAATTTGTTTATTTTTTTAATTCCCTAGTAGAATATGACCTTTTTGAAAAAAATAATTTTTTTCTTCTTCCACGGCACTATAAAGAAAATATAAATGATATAGTATATATTGGTAAAAATAATATTTTAAATTATAAAGGAATTGTTGAAAAAATAATAAAAGGACCAATTCTTATGTATTCATTTTTGCCTGAAAATTTATCCTTAAAAAAAAATATTAAAGATTTTATAATAAGCATTCCTTTTCTTTTTATTGAAGATATTTTTTCCCTTGAAAATATTTTTAGTATTTCTTTAACTGAAAATGATAAAAAAGAATTAGAAAAACTTTTAACTTTAAAAAATCATATTTTAAAAAATAACATTAAAATTAATTCTAATTTTTTTACTAATAAAACTCTTAAAGAATTTTCAGATTTATTAGTAAATATTTCCTTATCTAAAAATAAAGAATTTATTTTAATAAATAATTTAACTCCTTTAATTTATAAACCTTCAAAAACAAAATATCCCTATAAAAATATTATTTTTTATGGTCCTCCTGGTACAGGGAAAACATTAAAAGCTAGTCAATTAGCCTTAGATATTTTGAATAGTGATGAAAAAGAGAAAAATACTTTAACTTTTTACATGGAAAATAATCAAATTGAATTTTGTATTTTTCATCCATCTTTTTCCTATGAAGATTTTATAGAAGGGTTAAAAAGTGATGGAAAAGGAAATTTTGTTCTAAATGATGGTGTTTTAAAAAGATTAGTTAATAGAGCTTATGAAAAACTAGAACAAAACTTTGTTCTAGTTTTAGATGAGATTAATAGAGGTGATGTATCTAAAATCTTTGGTGAAATTATAACTCTTATTGAAGAAGATAAAAGAACTTATGAAGCTAACTCTTTAGAAGTTATTTTGCCTTATTCAAAAGAAAAGTTTTCTATTCCTTCTAATCTATATATTATAGGGACAATGAATAGTTCTGATAAGTCTATAGGAACTTTAGATTTAGCCTTAAGAAGACGATTTTTATTTGAAGAAATATCTCCTAATTACAATTTATTGCCAACCATCGAAGAAATAGATTTAAATAAATTATTATTAATAATGAATCAACGAATTGAATATTTATATGATAAAAATCATCTTTTAGGTCATAGTTATTTTTTAAATATAAATACTCTAGAGGGATTAAAAAATATTTTTTATAATCAAATTATTCCATTATTAGAAGAATATTTCTATGAAGATTTAGAAAAAGTTGGATTGATTTTAGGGGGTATTGGTGAAAACCCAAAAGAAGATTTTTTTATTTATAAAGAGAATATAAATTTATCTAAATTATTTAAAAAAAATATAGAACTATTCCAATATGAAAATAAAAAAATATTTAGAATTAATAAAAATTTTAATAAAAAAATGGTTTTGAATATCTATGAATAA
- the clpB gene encoding ATP-dependent chaperone ClpB, producing the protein MNPNNFTENSMVAITEAQSLSIKYKQTSIRPEILALALVKNSEGLIPRILKKMEINHGYIVSKLEELANNFPKVEGNSLGEVNLDSKTNRVLVDAQRIMETMGDSYISVEHIFMALLDSTDFLQKLGINRKEFDIAVKEIRGNKIVDSPNPELKYEVLEKYGRDLVELAREGKIDPIIGRDSEIRRTIQIISRRTKNNPILIGEPGVGKTAIAEGLAQRILNGDVPDSLKGKKIFSLDMGSLIAGAKFRGEFEERLKAVLKEVEDSDGDIILFIDEIHTIVGAGKTDGAMDAGNLLKPMLARGEVRVIGATTLDEYRMYIEKDPALERRFQLVMVNEPTVEDTISILRGLKEKFELYHGIRITDGAIVEAAVLSNRYITDRQLPDKAIDLIDEAAAMIRTEIDSLPEELDELTRKTMQLEIEREALKKETDEPSKERLIVLEKELSELNDKKSILKAQWDSEKQEMVKVQEIKAEIEKVKLEIEEAERKYDLNRLAELKYGKLATLENQLKAEQERLEENNKTSLVKQEVTTEEIADIVSKWTGIPLTKLVESEKEKLLKLEENLNAKVIGQEEAVAAVADTILRARAGLKDPNRPIGSFIFLGPTGVGKTYLAKSLAFNLFDDEENVIRIDMSEYMDKFSVTRLIGAPPGYVGYEEGGQLTEAVRRKPYSVILFDEIEKAHPDVFNILLQVLDDGRLTDGQGKVVDFKNTLIIMTSNIGSQRILQDPDLSQETKDEVLEALKSSFRPEFINRVDEIIVFKALQLASIKNIVKGLLVNVQNKLKDRFITLEFSDDVIEYLAVNSFDPQFGARPLRRFIQRELETSIAKMILKSEIKDRDTVIANLKDGKIVFSVK; encoded by the coding sequence ATGAATCCAAACAATTTCACAGAAAACTCAATGGTTGCTATTACTGAGGCCCAGAGTTTATCAATCAAATATAAGCAAACTAGTATTAGACCTGAGATCTTAGCTCTAGCACTAGTTAAAAATTCAGAAGGATTAATTCCTAGAATTCTAAAAAAAATGGAAATTAATCATGGGTACATTGTTTCTAAACTTGAAGAGTTGGCAAATAATTTTCCTAAAGTAGAAGGAAATTCTTTAGGTGAGGTTAACTTAGATTCTAAAACTAATAGAGTTTTAGTTGATGCTCAAAGAATTATGGAAACTATGGGAGACTCTTACATAAGTGTAGAACATATTTTTATGGCTTTATTAGATTCTACTGATTTTTTACAAAAATTAGGAATTAATAGAAAGGAATTTGATATTGCAGTTAAAGAGATTAGAGGAAATAAAATTGTAGATTCTCCTAATCCAGAGTTAAAATATGAGGTTCTTGAAAAATATGGTAGGGATTTAGTTGAACTTGCTAGAGAGGGAAAAATTGATCCAATCATAGGAAGAGATAGTGAAATTAGAAGAACTATTCAAATTATTTCAAGAAGAACAAAGAATAATCCTATTTTAATAGGAGAACCTGGAGTTGGTAAAACAGCTATTGCCGAAGGACTTGCTCAAAGAATTCTAAATGGTGATGTTCCTGATTCATTAAAAGGTAAAAAAATCTTTTCTTTAGATATGGGATCTTTAATAGCTGGAGCTAAATTTAGAGGGGAATTTGAAGAAAGATTAAAAGCTGTTTTAAAAGAAGTTGAAGATTCTGATGGAGATATTATTCTATTTATAGATGAAATTCATACTATAGTTGGTGCTGGTAAAACAGATGGAGCCATGGATGCTGGAAACTTATTAAAACCGATGTTAGCTAGAGGAGAAGTTAGAGTTATTGGTGCTACAACTTTAGATGAATATAGAATGTATATTGAAAAGGATCCAGCATTAGAAAGAAGATTCCAATTAGTAATGGTAAATGAACCAACTGTGGAAGATACTATTTCTATATTAAGAGGTCTTAAGGAAAAATTTGAATTATATCATGGAATTAGAATTACAGATGGGGCCATTGTTGAAGCTGCTGTCTTAAGTAATAGATATATAACTGATAGACAACTTCCTGATAAAGCCATTGACCTTATTGACGAAGCTGCTGCAATGATAAGAACTGAAATTGATTCTCTTCCTGAAGAACTTGATGAGTTGACTCGTAAAACTATGCAGTTAGAAATAGAAAGAGAAGCTCTAAAAAAAGAAACTGATGAACCATCAAAGGAAAGACTTATTGTTCTTGAAAAAGAACTTTCAGAGTTAAATGATAAAAAATCTATATTAAAAGCCCAGTGGGATTCTGAAAAACAAGAAATGGTAAAAGTTCAAGAAATTAAAGCTGAAATTGAAAAAGTTAAACTTGAGATTGAAGAAGCTGAAAGAAAATATGATCTAAATAGATTAGCAGAATTAAAATATGGTAAATTAGCTACCCTTGAAAATCAACTTAAAGCAGAACAAGAAAGATTAGAAGAAAATAATAAAACTTCTTTAGTGAAACAAGAAGTTACTACTGAAGAAATTGCAGATATTGTTTCTAAATGGACAGGAATTCCTTTAACAAAACTTGTTGAAAGTGAAAAAGAAAAATTATTAAAATTAGAAGAAAATTTAAATGCTAAAGTTATAGGTCAAGAGGAAGCTGTTGCTGCTGTTGCTGATACTATTTTAAGAGCTAGAGCGGGATTAAAAGATCCTAATAGACCAATCGGTTCTTTCATTTTCCTTGGACCAACAGGTGTAGGTAAAACCTATTTAGCTAAATCTTTAGCATTCAATCTATTTGATGATGAAGAAAATGTAATCAGAATAGATATGAGTGAATATATGGATAAGTTTTCAGTTACTAGACTAATTGGTGCTCCTCCAGGATATGTAGGATATGAAGAGGGTGGACAGTTAACTGAAGCTGTTAGAAGAAAACCTTATTCAGTTATTTTATTTGATGAAATTGAAAAAGCTCATCCAGATGTATTTAATATTTTATTACAAGTTCTAGATGATGGTAGATTAACAGATGGTCAAGGTAAAGTTGTTGATTTTAAAAATACTCTTATTATTATGACTTCGAATATTGGTAGTCAAAGAATTTTACAAGATCCTGATTTATCACAAGAAACTAAAGATGAAGTTTTAGAGGCTTTAAAATCTAGCTTTAGACCTGAGTTTATTAATAGAGTAGACGAGATTATTGTATTTAAAGCATTACAACTTGCTTCTATTAAAAATATTGTTAAAGGTTTGCTTGTTAATGTTCAAAATAAACTTAAAGATAGATTTATAACTCTTGAATTTTCAGATGATGTTATTGAATACTTAGCTGTTAATTCCTTTGATCCTCAATTTGGTGCTAGACCTCTTAGAAGATTTATTCAAAGAGAATTAGAAACTTCAATAGCTAAAATGATTCTAAAAAGTGAAATTAAAGATAGAGATACAGTAATTGCTAATCTAAAAGATGGAAAAATAGTATTCTCTGTAAAATAG
- a CDS encoding FAD-dependent oxidoreductase yields the protein MLKQEILENMQHIVDNCMGDSKPACTTACPMNTDAKEYIKLLRENKGEEAIKVIREKLFIPKILGRVCAHPCEKGCRRGEEDNPISIANLKRYIADNFDDPKNWDLNKKSSTGKKIAIVGSGPAGAQAALTLLREGHDVTIFEKLGVPGGMMRVGIPEYRLPREIIDEEYSLLTKLGAKFKFNTEIGKNISLEDLKNNFDSILIAIGKHIGRKDLSLENINGDGIFTAVEFLKEISFTRDFKKAGKNILTVGGGDVAMDCARSALRLKNTENSYVLFLEKDLDSLTASKHEVQSALDEGVNFIPSSGINRIFLDNSNRIYKIEVKKCISIFDENGKFHPSFDEKDLQILNIDTLIFSIGQGIDLNINNGLPFEFDKNSLQSKIDSKVFFAGDCASSCIVVGAMAEGQRAGKSINRFLNKEDIWEGRNIQEEGGYSVTKLHLPTEYLPENWDDNSKILRRKGKELDPKERIKTFFEVESTFTELEAKEEANRCLQCECKLCMKECMMMPEYTSCPKELFKEYLEKGFENMDKNIAYSCNECSQCTIKCPNSFEIRENFMEMRKEYVKANDDLSPLAGHTALDDGQELECSKKYSITVPGKKQTKYVLIPGCTVPASFPEAVDKTYKHMKATLGEDNVGIILQCCAKPTEIIGETKLFEERYSRVQNEIEKIGADVIVTLCPSCYLTYEKYSGKKVISYWDLMKETIGIPQKQKNIGINSDVIFNIHDSCPTRNVTSHHDSIRWILKELGYKIEEMKNIRENTRCCGVGGMLGCINSNLYEKIVNRRVNDATQDHIISYCGSCRASMELGGLDSLHILQLIHGTCYMKKDRALRSPDYGMHNRLKTKKILLEKNKSN from the coding sequence ATGTTAAAACAAGAGATTTTAGAAAATATGCAACACATTGTAGACAACTGTATGGGGGATTCTAAACCTGCTTGTACTACTGCATGTCCTATGAACACAGATGCAAAAGAATATATAAAACTTCTTCGTGAAAATAAAGGAGAAGAAGCAATAAAAGTAATTAGAGAGAAACTTTTCATTCCTAAAATTTTAGGAAGAGTTTGTGCTCATCCTTGTGAAAAAGGTTGTAGAAGAGGCGAAGAGGATAATCCCATATCCATAGCTAATTTAAAAAGATATATTGCAGATAATTTTGATGATCCTAAAAATTGGGATTTAAATAAAAAATCATCTACTGGAAAAAAAATTGCAATAGTTGGTTCTGGCCCTGCAGGAGCTCAGGCTGCTTTAACTTTACTTAGAGAAGGTCATGATGTTACTATCTTTGAAAAATTAGGAGTTCCTGGTGGAATGATGAGAGTTGGTATTCCTGAATATAGATTACCTAGAGAAATTATTGATGAAGAATATTCTTTACTTACAAAACTTGGAGCTAAATTTAAATTCAATACTGAAATAGGAAAAAATATATCTTTAGAAGATTTAAAAAATAATTTTGATAGTATTCTAATTGCAATTGGAAAACATATTGGAAGAAAAGATTTATCCTTAGAAAACATTAATGGAGATGGAATTTTTACCGCTGTTGAATTTTTAAAAGAGATTTCTTTTACAAGAGATTTTAAAAAAGCAGGTAAAAATATTTTAACTGTTGGTGGAGGAGATGTAGCTATGGATTGTGCTAGGTCTGCTCTAAGATTAAAAAATACAGAAAATTCTTATGTTTTATTCTTAGAAAAAGATTTAGATTCATTAACTGCATCAAAACATGAAGTTCAAAGTGCTCTAGATGAAGGAGTGAATTTCATTCCTAGTTCAGGAATAAATAGAATTTTTTTAGATAATTCCAATAGAATTTATAAAATAGAAGTAAAAAAATGTATCTCTATTTTTGATGAAAATGGAAAATTCCATCCTTCCTTTGATGAAAAAGATTTACAAATTTTAAATATAGATACTCTTATTTTTTCCATTGGACAAGGAATCGATTTAAATATAAATAATGGTTTACCTTTTGAATTTGATAAAAATTCTTTACAATCTAAAATCGATTCTAAAGTTTTCTTTGCTGGAGATTGTGCAAGTTCTTGTATTGTTGTAGGAGCTATGGCCGAGGGACAAAGAGCTGGAAAATCTATAAATAGATTTTTAAATAAAGAAGATATTTGGGAAGGAAGAAATATCCAAGAAGAGGGTGGATATTCAGTTACTAAACTTCATTTACCTACAGAATATCTTCCTGAAAATTGGGATGATAATAGTAAAATCCTTAGGAGAAAAGGAAAAGAGCTTGATCCTAAAGAAAGAATTAAAACTTTTTTTGAGGTTGAATCAACTTTTACTGAATTAGAAGCTAAAGAAGAAGCTAATAGATGTTTACAATGTGAATGTAAACTTTGTATGAAAGAATGTATGATGATGCCTGAATATACTTCTTGTCCTAAGGAATTATTTAAAGAATATTTAGAAAAAGGGTTTGAAAATATGGATAAAAATATTGCATATTCTTGTAACGAATGTAGTCAATGTACAATAAAATGCCCTAATTCCTTTGAAATAAGAGAAAATTTCATGGAAATGAGAAAAGAATATGTAAAGGCAAATGATGATTTATCTCCATTAGCTGGTCATACAGCTTTAGATGATGGTCAAGAGCTTGAATGTAGTAAAAAATATTCAATTACAGTTCCTGGAAAAAAACAAACTAAATACGTTCTAATTCCTGGATGTACAGTTCCTGCTTCATTCCCAGAAGCTGTTGATAAAACTTATAAACATATGAAAGCTACCTTAGGAGAAGATAATGTTGGAATCATACTTCAATGTTGTGCTAAACCAACTGAAATAATTGGAGAGACAAAATTATTTGAAGAGAGATATAGTCGTGTTCAAAATGAAATTGAAAAAATTGGGGCAGATGTTATAGTCACTTTATGTCCTTCGTGTTATTTGACATATGAAAAATACTCAGGTAAAAAAGTTATTTCATATTGGGACCTTATGAAGGAAACTATTGGGATTCCTCAAAAACAAAAAAATATTGGAATTAATTCAGATGTAATATTTAATATTCATGATTCATGTCCTACTAGAAATGTAACTTCTCATCATGATAGTATTAGATGGATATTAAAAGAACTTGGATATAAAATTGAAGAAATGAAAAATATAAGAGAAAACACTCGTTGCTGTGGTGTTGGTGGTATGTTAGGATGTATCAATAGTAACTTATATGAAAAAATTGTAAATAGAAGAGTTAATGATGCCACTCAAGATCATATTATCTCATACTGTGGTTCTTGTAGAGCTAGTATGGAGCTTGGAGGACTTGATTCACTACATATTCTTCAACTTATTCATGGTACTTGCTATATGAAAAAAGATAGAGCTTTAAGAAGCCCCGATTATGGAATGCACAATAGATTAAAAACTAAAAAAATATTATTAGAAAAAAATAAATCTAACTAA
- a CDS encoding DMT family transporter: MEGNLKKGLFFGSLVGLAWGLDTVLMGLVGNNTILKTAASSTLVSAFLHDGFCFFWLLIVALFRKELLGVFKLLKTKKGKVTCLAALVGAPIGMSGYVMGIKYAAPAYASSLSVIYPGIGAILSYFILKEKLSKRAIIGIIISLLGSAALGYSKVDLNMYPEFYKGMAFTLLAVLGWASEGVIIGYAMKKIKDEEHIKASPQQFLTIRYLTSFATYALIIMPLVGGYDTVVKLTTNKEILFFPGIAILGAITYLSWYKAVDYVGASMGTALNSTAAFWAIIFSSLILGTEITPYLAICGLVIILGVFIFAVDFKEFFGKNKKVNNKVIEEV; encoded by the coding sequence ATGGAAGGAAATTTGAAAAAAGGTTTATTTTTCGGTAGTTTAGTTGGATTAGCGTGGGGATTAGATACTGTTCTAATGGGCCTTGTTGGAAATAATACAATATTAAAAACAGCTGCTTCAAGCACTTTGGTATCTGCATTTTTACATGATGGATTCTGTTTTTTCTGGCTTTTAATCGTTGCTTTATTTAGAAAAGAATTACTAGGTGTTTTTAAATTATTAAAAACAAAAAAAGGTAAAGTTACTTGTTTAGCTGCTCTTGTGGGAGCACCAATTGGAATGAGTGGATATGTAATGGGAATAAAATATGCTGCTCCTGCCTATGCTTCAAGTTTATCTGTTATTTATCCTGGTATTGGAGCAATTCTTTCATATTTTATTTTAAAAGAAAAATTATCTAAAAGAGCTATTATTGGAATTATTATTAGTTTATTAGGTTCAGCTGCTTTAGGTTATTCTAAAGTAGATTTAAATATGTACCCTGAATTTTATAAAGGAATGGCTTTTACTCTTCTAGCTGTTTTAGGATGGGCTTCTGAAGGTGTTATTATTGGATATGCCATGAAAAAAATAAAAGATGAGGAACATATTAAAGCTTCTCCTCAACAATTTTTAACAATTAGATATTTAACTTCCTTTGCAACTTATGCTTTAATTATTATGCCATTAGTTGGTGGTTATGATACAGTTGTTAAATTAACTACAAATAAAGAAATTTTATTTTTCCCTGGAATTGCAATTTTAGGTGCAATTACATATTTATCTTGGTATAAAGCTGTGGATTATGTGGGAGCTTCAATGGGTACAGCATTAAATAGTACCGCTGCATTTTGGGCTATCATTTTCAGTAGTTTAATTTTAGGAACAGAGATTACTCCATATTTAGCTATTTGTGGATTAGTTATTATTTTAGGAGTATTTATTTTTGCCGTAGATTTTAAAGAGTTTTTTGGAAAAAATAAAAAAGTAAATAATAAAGTAATTGAAGAGGTATAA